Proteins co-encoded in one Blastocatellia bacterium genomic window:
- a CDS encoding serine hydrolase has product MRRVILRREWRGIMGVIAMAMLLGKWPGDPSLMSGEPEAGLPTAQGAPVQISESESTLRAHVDRLFAAWDRSGSPGCAIGIIKDGQLIYARGYGMANLEHAIPITPQTVFDIGSTAKQFTAASIVLLEQQGKLSLDDDIRKFVPEIPDYGRPITIRHLLHHTSGLRDYLTLMALAGVHFAGVTTEEDALRLIARQRGLNFAPGEEYLYSNSGYFLLSIIVKRASGKSLREFAEEHIFRPLGMRSTHFQDDHTRIVPRRATGYAPAPEGGFRINMSQFEQTGDGALMTTVEDLARWDANFYEPKVGGPELIRRMLTPGQLASGETIRYAAGLILGTHRGLTMIHHGGSWAGYRAEFLRFPERRFSVICLCNLSTINPTVLARQIADLYLASAFPEPAPSSERVALAERELAARVGIYRNPKTGAIVRLLQRGSTFSLEAFGSNLELRPIAKDRFQLVAPFSAELAFEESREGEASSVRFQILRPNRPAEVYEKVTPVTLSPERLLEYVGRYESEELDAVYTIAREGEALVVHARGIPASPLQHLREDEFLSLAGLHYQFRRDAQGRIVGFILNAGRARGLWFARRPPGS; this is encoded by the coding sequence ATGAGGCGAGTCATCCTTCGAAGAGAATGGCGAGGGATCATGGGAGTGATCGCAATGGCGATGCTTCTCGGGAAATGGCCGGGTGATCCTTCCCTCATGAGCGGAGAGCCCGAGGCGGGCTTGCCGACGGCGCAGGGCGCTCCTGTTCAAATCTCAGAAAGCGAGAGCACACTGCGGGCGCACGTGGATCGACTCTTCGCCGCATGGGATCGGTCGGGTTCTCCAGGATGCGCCATTGGGATCATCAAGGATGGGCAGCTCATCTATGCGCGCGGCTATGGCATGGCTAATCTCGAGCATGCGATTCCCATCACGCCTCAAACGGTCTTCGACATCGGCTCGACGGCAAAACAGTTCACGGCGGCGAGCATCGTGCTGCTGGAACAACAGGGAAAGCTCTCGCTGGACGACGACATTCGGAAGTTCGTGCCAGAGATCCCCGACTATGGCCGGCCGATCACCATTCGTCACCTGCTGCATCACACGAGCGGGCTGCGGGACTATCTCACGCTCATGGCCTTGGCCGGCGTTCATTTCGCCGGGGTTACGACCGAGGAGGATGCCCTTCGCTTGATTGCGCGGCAGAGGGGGCTCAATTTCGCTCCCGGAGAGGAGTATCTTTACAGCAACTCCGGCTACTTCTTGCTCTCGATCATCGTCAAGCGTGCGAGCGGCAAATCGCTCCGCGAGTTCGCCGAAGAGCACATCTTCCGCCCGCTCGGGATGAGGAGCACGCATTTTCAGGATGATCACACGCGGATCGTTCCTCGCCGCGCGACCGGATATGCCCCGGCTCCGGAAGGGGGATTTCGCATCAACATGTCGCAGTTCGAGCAGACCGGAGATGGCGCGCTGATGACGACGGTGGAGGATCTGGCGCGCTGGGATGCGAATTTCTATGAGCCGAAGGTCGGCGGGCCAGAACTGATCCGTCGGATGCTGACGCCTGGTCAGCTCGCAAGCGGCGAGACGATCCGGTACGCGGCGGGATTGATCCTGGGCACGCATCGCGGCTTAACGATGATCCATCACGGCGGCTCTTGGGCAGGATATCGAGCTGAATTCCTGCGCTTCCCCGAGCGGCGATTCTCGGTGATCTGCTTGTGCAATCTGAGTACTATCAATCCCACGGTGCTCGCGCGCCAGATCGCGGATCTGTATCTGGCCTCCGCCTTTCCCGAACCCGCGCCGTCGTCCGAGCGCGTGGCGCTCGCCGAGCGCGAGTTGGCGGCTCGGGTGGGAATCTATCGGAATCCGAAGACGGGCGCCATCGTCCGCCTCCTCCAGCGTGGTTCGACATTCTCTTTGGAAGCGTTCGGCTCGAATCTGGAATTAAGGCCGATCGCGAAGGATCGCTTTCAGCTCGTAGCGCCGTTCTCGGCGGAATTAGCTTTCGAGGAGTCGCGCGAGGGCGAGGCCTCGTCCGTTCGATTCCAAATACTTCGGCCCAACCGACCGGCTGAGGTTTACGAGAAGGTGACTCCGGTGACGCTCTCGCCCGAGCGGCTTCTCGAGTATGTGGGGAGGTACGAGAGCGAGGAGCTAGATGCTGTTTACACGATCGCGCGCGAGGGCGAGGCCTTGGTCGTGCACGCGCGCGGGATTCCCGCTTCTCCACTCCAGCACCTTCGCGAGGATGAGTTCCTGAGTCTTGCGGGCTTGCATTACCAATTTCGTCGAGATGCCCAAGGGCGCATCGTCGGCTTCATCCTCAATGCCGGTCGCGCTCGCGGCCTGTGGTTCGCGCGTCGTCCGCCGGGATCATGA
- a CDS encoding TonB-dependent receptor — protein sequence MKAMAMKAAMSFLILSIASLWCVFANPQGFTATLRGTVRDQSGAVIPGATIIVRNVSKGWTRTAVTNNSGDYVITQLPADSYAITAQATGFKTEIREGIVLQVGQEARLDFTLVVGGLEEQVVVTAGAPLVQSENAMVGNVIDEQKVKELPLNGREFWQLAQLAPNVFNPPQGSTLGFRGGFNVAGNPEVNNYFLLDGIDNNDETTMQPTHRPSVDGIREFKVLTGIYSAEYGRHSGGQIIITTKSGTNEFHGTVFEFLRNDNLDARNFFLRGPKPELKRHQFGFSAGGPIVRDRAFFFVTYEGLRLTEGVARLATVPTEKMRRGDLSEIATPIRDPQTGQPFPGNRIPEDRIHRISRALLDFWPLPNQPGLANNYAFNAVRTQNQNQFSVRVDHKFSEANSFFASYQFMQRENFEPSNPLCGDRVIPGFGCTEPERTQHIAIVDTHVFSPRFLNEFRIGYNRLRTNRFHEDMALGNMVQKLGIPQGGPDGLAGPEFFNTGLPQVRVSGFAIIGGPTNLPQGRRTNTYHIANSVTYTGGDHTVKAGADVKRFLFNSFFTQFGRGDFFFNGQFTGNAFADFLLGLLRSTSRAPGEPFSNTYTTQAGFYVQDDWKVSPKLTLNIGLRYELNFPELERVNKMSSFDPKTGFVPVADGRLINVDANGNLVTVGRSPFGRRLWRLDKNNFAPRFGFAYRIFGDNRTVLRGGYGIFYNQIVAGNGLSQMYRGIPFRIRQTFTNTTTRVLATWERPFPPGVAAGGFTPHGINYDFPSAYMQQWSLGIQREVTSDLLVEVTYLGSKGTRLPLLFDINQPEPGPGPIQARRPWPQWSNVFWRDAVGTSSYHGFSLRIERRFAQGLSLLTSWTISKSIDLGAPPSTSGIGEAAVQNPRNLRAERGLSEFDARHRFVTSFVYELPIGRGRRWLSTAHPVLEHILGGWQITGILTLQSGRPFTVITTRDISNTGGENRPFVVGNPKLKKPTPDRWFNTDAFSDTLPPGVYAYGNAGRNILIADGINNLDLGLFKNFRLGEERRLQFRAEFFNAANHANFGIPERNRASSAFGKVNATTTLNRQIQFGLKFIF from the coding sequence ATGAAGGCGATGGCGATGAAGGCCGCGATGTCGTTCCTCATCCTCTCCATAGCCAGTCTATGGTGTGTCTTCGCGAACCCGCAGGGGTTCACGGCGACGCTTCGAGGGACAGTGAGGGATCAATCGGGAGCCGTGATCCCCGGCGCGACGATCATCGTTCGGAACGTAAGCAAGGGGTGGACGCGAACGGCGGTGACGAACAACTCGGGGGATTACGTGATCACGCAGTTGCCCGCCGATTCGTATGCCATCACGGCTCAAGCGACAGGATTCAAAACCGAGATCCGCGAGGGAATCGTCCTGCAAGTCGGACAAGAGGCGCGCTTGGATTTCACGTTAGTCGTTGGCGGGCTTGAGGAGCAAGTTGTCGTGACAGCGGGCGCACCGTTGGTGCAGTCGGAGAACGCGATGGTGGGGAATGTCATTGATGAGCAGAAGGTGAAGGAGTTGCCGCTCAATGGGCGGGAGTTCTGGCAACTCGCTCAATTAGCGCCTAATGTCTTCAATCCGCCTCAAGGCTCGACCCTTGGCTTTCGCGGCGGCTTCAACGTAGCGGGTAATCCGGAGGTCAACAATTACTTCCTGCTCGACGGCATTGACAATAACGATGAGACGACGATGCAACCGACGCATCGTCCCTCGGTGGATGGGATTCGCGAGTTCAAGGTCCTCACCGGGATCTACAGCGCCGAATACGGGCGGCATTCGGGAGGGCAGATCATCATCACGACGAAATCCGGGACGAACGAATTCCACGGCACCGTTTTCGAATTCTTGCGGAATGACAATCTCGATGCGCGTAACTTCTTCTTACGAGGGCCGAAGCCGGAACTCAAACGGCATCAATTTGGTTTCTCAGCGGGTGGTCCCATTGTTCGCGATCGCGCGTTCTTCTTTGTGACGTATGAGGGCCTGCGGCTGACCGAAGGGGTCGCTCGACTGGCCACCGTCCCGACGGAGAAGATGCGCCGGGGCGATCTCTCCGAGATCGCGACGCCCATTCGAGATCCGCAGACTGGGCAGCCCTTCCCTGGCAATCGGATCCCCGAGGATCGTATTCATCGGATCAGCCGCGCCCTATTGGATTTCTGGCCGTTGCCGAATCAGCCGGGATTGGCCAATAACTATGCGTTCAATGCTGTTCGGACTCAGAATCAGAATCAATTCTCCGTCCGCGTGGATCACAAGTTCTCGGAAGCGAACAGCTTCTTCGCGAGCTATCAATTCATGCAGCGCGAGAACTTCGAGCCCTCGAATCCACTCTGTGGCGATCGAGTCATCCCGGGATTTGGGTGCACGGAGCCCGAGCGCACGCAGCACATCGCCATCGTGGACACGCATGTTTTCTCGCCGCGCTTTTTGAACGAGTTCCGGATAGGGTACAACCGCTTGCGCACGAACCGCTTCCACGAGGACATGGCGCTGGGCAACATGGTGCAGAAGCTCGGCATTCCACAAGGCGGCCCCGATGGCCTTGCCGGGCCGGAGTTCTTTAACACGGGCTTGCCGCAGGTCCGCGTCTCGGGCTTCGCCATCATCGGAGGGCCGACCAATCTCCCCCAGGGACGGCGAACGAACACTTATCATATCGCCAATAGCGTGACTTATACGGGGGGCGATCATACGGTGAAGGCCGGAGCCGACGTGAAACGGTTCCTCTTCAACTCGTTCTTCACGCAGTTCGGTCGGGGCGATTTCTTCTTCAACGGACAATTCACTGGGAACGCGTTCGCTGACTTCCTGCTCGGATTGTTGCGCTCGACGTCGCGCGCCCCAGGCGAGCCGTTCTCCAACACCTATACGACGCAGGCGGGATTTTATGTGCAGGATGATTGGAAGGTTTCGCCCAAGCTGACGCTGAACATTGGCCTGCGCTATGAGCTGAACTTTCCCGAACTGGAGCGCGTCAACAAGATGTCGAGCTTCGATCCGAAGACCGGATTCGTCCCTGTCGCCGATGGACGCTTGATCAATGTGGATGCCAATGGGAACCTCGTCACCGTGGGGCGCTCGCCGTTCGGACGTCGGCTCTGGCGCTTGGATAAGAATAACTTCGCTCCACGGTTTGGTTTCGCTTATCGGATCTTCGGCGATAACCGCACGGTGCTTCGTGGCGGCTACGGGATCTTCTACAATCAGATTGTCGCGGGCAATGGGCTCTCGCAAATGTATCGTGGGATTCCGTTCCGCATCCGTCAGACGTTCACCAATACGACGACGCGTGTCCTGGCAACGTGGGAGAGGCCCTTCCCGCCGGGCGTAGCCGCCGGTGGCTTCACGCCGCACGGGATCAATTATGACTTTCCATCCGCCTATATGCAGCAGTGGAGCCTCGGGATCCAGCGCGAGGTGACCTCGGATCTTCTCGTCGAGGTGACATACCTCGGATCGAAAGGGACGCGCTTACCGTTACTGTTCGACATCAACCAGCCGGAACCGGGGCCTGGGCCGATCCAGGCGCGTCGTCCCTGGCCGCAGTGGAGCAACGTCTTCTGGCGCGATGCTGTTGGGACGTCCAGCTATCACGGATTTTCGTTGCGGATTGAGCGTCGCTTCGCCCAAGGGCTTTCGCTCCTCACTTCTTGGACGATCTCGAAGTCCATCGACCTTGGAGCACCGCCCTCGACTTCTGGCATTGGGGAAGCTGCTGTTCAAAATCCGAGGAACCTGAGGGCCGAACGCGGTCTCTCCGAGTTCGACGCGCGACATCGCTTCGTCACCAGCTTCGTGTACGAATTACCCATCGGGCGGGGTCGGCGTTGGCTCTCGACGGCCCATCCGGTTCTCGAGCACATCCTGGGAGGATGGCAGATAACGGGTATCCTCACGCTGCAATCTGGACGGCCGTTCACTGTGATCACGACTCGCGACATCTCCAATACAGGCGGCGAGAACCGTCCCTTCGTCGTGGGGAATCCCAAACTGAAGAAGCCCACGCCCGATCGGTGGTTTAACACGGACGCATTTTCTGACACCTTGCCGCCGGGGGTGTATGCCTACGGAAACGCCGGGCGCAACATCCTCATCGCTGATGGGATCAATAACCTCGACCTCGGACTCTTCAAGAACTTCCGCCTCGGAGAGGAACGTCGGCTTCAATTTCGGGCCGAGTTCTTCAATGCAGCGAATCACGCGAATTTTGGGATTCCGGAGCGGAATCGGGCCTCCTCGGCCTTCGGGAAAGTGAATGCGACGACGACGTTGAATCGGCAGATTCAATTCGGGTTGAAGTTCATCTTCTGA
- a CDS encoding efflux RND transporter periplasmic adaptor subunit — protein MRARRSRPRPSWGDIWTIERPFLMGALFIGATLILSGCRSGSPASSAQNPIVGDPASPKLVRTARVMVWPFEDTISVMGTLAAYDQATLRVKVPGRLQMITVDFGSVVRQGQLIAQIEPRDYQLRVEQAEAALAQARARLGLPLEGTDDRVDPEQTALVRQARAVLEEARANYERSTRLFEEGVISRSRFDADEAAYKVALGRYQDALEEVRNRQALLAQRRSELALARQQLADTALYAPFDGVVQERHTSVGEFLAVGSPVVTIVRMDPLRLRAEVPEREAHRVRPGQRVRVTVEGDPTIYTGQIVRLSPTIALQNRMLVVEAEVRNNGQLRPGAFARVEILTGEGRSAPVVPPNAIVSFAGLEKVFVVQQGRAVEKRVMTGRRTGERVEILSGLEPGEEVILDPGNLQPGQAVVSVRERS, from the coding sequence ATGCGGGCGAGGAGAAGCCGACCAAGACCTTCATGGGGAGACATTTGGACGATCGAGAGGCCTTTCCTCATGGGTGCGCTCTTCATTGGGGCGACCTTGATTCTGAGCGGATGTCGAAGCGGATCTCCGGCCTCGAGCGCGCAAAACCCGATTGTGGGCGATCCGGCCTCTCCGAAGCTTGTGCGGACGGCGCGCGTCATGGTTTGGCCTTTTGAGGATACGATATCGGTCATGGGGACGCTGGCGGCTTACGATCAAGCGACGCTGCGGGTGAAGGTTCCCGGGCGGTTGCAGATGATCACCGTGGATTTCGGCAGCGTCGTGCGCCAGGGGCAATTGATCGCCCAGATTGAACCCCGCGACTACCAATTGCGCGTGGAGCAAGCTGAAGCAGCATTGGCGCAGGCGCGTGCGCGTTTGGGATTGCCCCTGGAAGGGACGGACGATCGCGTGGATCCCGAGCAGACCGCGCTGGTCCGCCAAGCGCGTGCCGTTTTAGAAGAAGCGCGTGCCAATTACGAACGCTCGACCCGGCTGTTTGAAGAAGGCGTCATCTCGCGCTCGCGCTTCGACGCCGACGAAGCGGCGTATAAGGTCGCGCTCGGCCGCTATCAGGACGCTCTGGAGGAGGTGCGCAATCGTCAGGCGCTTCTCGCTCAGCGGCGCTCGGAGCTTGCGCTCGCACGGCAACAATTGGCTGATACAGCCCTTTATGCGCCTTTTGATGGCGTCGTACAAGAGCGGCACACGAGCGTCGGGGAGTTTCTCGCCGTCGGCTCCCCCGTGGTGACGATCGTGCGAATGGATCCGTTGCGGCTGCGCGCTGAGGTTCCGGAGCGCGAAGCCCACCGGGTGCGCCCCGGACAACGCGTGCGCGTGACGGTCGAAGGCGACCCCACGATCTACACCGGCCAGATCGTGCGCCTCAGTCCGACGATCGCACTGCAAAACCGCATGCTCGTCGTCGAGGCCGAAGTGCGTAACAACGGGCAGCTTCGTCCGGGCGCCTTCGCGCGCGTGGAGATCCTCACCGGAGAAGGGCGCTCGGCGCCCGTTGTCCCCCCCAATGCCATTGTGAGCTTCGCCGGATTGGAGAAGGTCTTTGTCGTGCAACAGGGGAGAGCTGTTGAGAAGCGGGTGATGACCGGTCGCCGCACGGGGGAAAGGGTGGAGATTCTCTCCGGACTCGAACCGGGGGAGGAGGTCATCCTCGATCCAGGTAATCTGCAGCCGGGGCAAGCCGTCGTCTCCGTGCGCGAGCGATCGTGA
- a CDS encoding efflux RND transporter permease subunit, with product MQKLAEICIRRPVFATNIILALVVVGAASYFRLGVDRFPSVDLPTVSVRTVLPGASPEEVETQVSQRIEEAVNTIEGIYELRSISGPGVSIVIVTFNLDRDIDAAAQDVRDRVATVLRDLPRDAEPPIISKFNNDLSPVLTIALSADRPLRELTELADKIVKRQLERSEGVGEVRVVGGLERAINIWIDAHRLAAYQIPITAVREAIARQNADIPGGNVTAGPHEQTLRTMGRLTDPKQFDDLVIATINGMPIRVRDIGWAEDGTKEQRSFARLNGVPTVTLEIRRQSGANTVAVIEGVKARLARVQAQLPPDVRMEIIRDQSRYIYAALHEINMHLLAGSLLACLVVLLFMRSWRSTLIASVAIPASVISTFGMMRALDFTLNSVTMLALVLMVGIVIDDAIVVLENIFRFVEEKKMRPLEAARAATAEIGLAVTATTLSLAVIFIPVSFMSSISGRFLYQFGITAAVAVMVSLLVSFTLTPMLSARLLRAEDASGNTGVARSRTGFYAGLERGYLAILAFAMRHRVLVAGAAVLVMLSSIPLYQILRQEYIPSDVDEAEFEVNVTAPEGTSIAAMDEIMRAIEADLRATRGVRLVLASAGGGFLGNVNQGSVYVRIAPHEERRFSLARLWRETLKGRPLDAFRGNYTQRDVMQEVRRRLRKYSDLRIAVRNAPSFNIGGGNFDIDFVIRGPDLEQLAAYAERLRQQADALGIVDADTTLKLDKPELRVEIDRDRAAALGVSTEDIATALRIMVGGDERVSRFLDPTLNEDYYVQLRLTEGDRNDPQTISRLYVPSRGGGLVRLDNVVRLVPARIASRIDRLDRQRQVSLRAQVAPGYGLADRLQALRAAAAELNMPPAYTISIAGRGRELERTFREFVWAFLLSVIFMYMILASQFESWVHPFTILLSLPLSAPFALLSLWATGNTLNLYSALGFLVLFGVVKKNAILQIDHTNQLRAQGMDRLSAILQANRDRLRPILMTTLTLVAGMIPMAIGTGPGAEERRAVAVVVIGGQSLCLLLTLIVTPVAYSIFDDIGAMAFWRTLAERLRVTLELVRRPLGAIFGGRQVTAHSRAVAPLFEREEREVEISPKSGD from the coding sequence ATGCAAAAACTCGCGGAGATTTGTATTCGACGTCCCGTCTTCGCCACGAATATCATCCTCGCTCTGGTCGTCGTTGGCGCGGCGAGCTATTTTCGCCTCGGCGTGGATCGTTTCCCCTCAGTGGATCTACCGACGGTGAGCGTGCGCACGGTCTTGCCCGGCGCATCGCCTGAGGAGGTCGAGACGCAAGTCTCGCAACGCATCGAAGAGGCCGTCAACACGATCGAAGGCATCTACGAGCTGCGCTCCATCTCCGGCCCCGGCGTCTCGATTGTCATCGTGACCTTCAATCTGGATCGTGACATTGACGCTGCCGCTCAAGATGTCCGCGATCGCGTGGCGACGGTGCTGCGGGATCTGCCGCGCGACGCGGAACCGCCCATCATCTCCAAGTTCAACAATGACCTCTCTCCAGTGCTGACGATTGCTCTCTCAGCCGATCGGCCGCTGCGGGAGTTGACCGAATTGGCCGACAAGATCGTGAAGCGGCAACTGGAGCGCTCCGAAGGCGTCGGCGAAGTGCGCGTGGTCGGCGGCTTGGAGCGTGCCATCAATATTTGGATTGATGCCCATCGGCTGGCGGCCTACCAGATTCCGATCACGGCCGTGCGGGAAGCCATCGCGCGTCAGAACGCGGACATCCCGGGCGGCAACGTGACGGCTGGGCCGCATGAGCAGACGCTCCGCACCATGGGGCGCCTCACCGATCCGAAGCAGTTCGACGATCTGGTCATCGCCACCATCAACGGGATGCCCATCCGCGTGCGCGACATCGGGTGGGCGGAAGATGGGACGAAAGAGCAACGCTCGTTCGCTCGACTGAATGGCGTCCCGACGGTGACGCTCGAAATCCGACGCCAGTCCGGAGCCAACACAGTCGCGGTCATCGAAGGGGTCAAAGCCCGACTGGCGCGCGTCCAGGCGCAGCTCCCGCCCGACGTGCGGATGGAGATCATCCGGGATCAGTCGCGGTACATCTACGCGGCGCTCCATGAGATCAACATGCATCTGCTGGCCGGCAGTCTGTTGGCCTGCTTGGTCGTTCTCCTCTTCATGCGGAGCTGGCGCTCGACGTTGATCGCGAGCGTGGCGATTCCCGCCTCGGTCATCTCCACCTTCGGCATGATGCGCGCCTTGGATTTCACCCTCAACAGCGTGACGATGCTGGCCCTCGTGCTCATGGTCGGCATCGTCATTGACGACGCCATCGTCGTCCTGGAGAACATTTTCCGTTTCGTCGAAGAGAAGAAGATGCGCCCTCTTGAGGCGGCGCGCGCGGCGACGGCCGAAATCGGCCTCGCCGTCACGGCGACGACGCTCAGCCTCGCCGTCATCTTCATCCCCGTCTCCTTCATGTCCTCGATCTCGGGGCGCTTCCTCTATCAATTCGGCATCACGGCGGCGGTGGCCGTGATGGTCAGCCTCTTGGTCTCCTTTACGCTGACGCCGATGCTGAGCGCGCGCCTGTTGCGCGCTGAGGATGCTTCCGGGAATACCGGTGTCGCCAGATCGCGAACTGGCTTTTACGCCGGATTGGAACGGGGATACCTGGCCATCCTCGCCTTCGCCATGCGTCATCGGGTGCTCGTCGCCGGGGCGGCCGTCCTGGTGATGCTCTCTTCGATCCCGCTCTACCAGATCCTGCGCCAGGAATACATCCCCAGCGACGTGGATGAGGCGGAATTCGAGGTCAATGTGACGGCTCCCGAGGGCACGAGCATCGCCGCCATGGATGAGATCATGCGAGCTATTGAGGCCGACCTGCGAGCGACGCGAGGCGTGCGTTTGGTCCTCGCCTCGGCCGGCGGGGGATTTCTCGGCAACGTCAATCAGGGGAGCGTCTACGTCCGCATCGCTCCTCACGAAGAGCGGCGATTCTCCTTGGCGCGCCTCTGGCGCGAGACGCTCAAAGGGCGCCCGCTCGATGCGTTTCGCGGAAATTACACGCAACGCGATGTCATGCAAGAGGTGCGTCGCCGTTTGCGTAAGTACTCCGATCTCCGAATTGCGGTGCGCAATGCCCCCTCGTTCAATATCGGCGGAGGCAATTTCGACATCGATTTCGTCATCCGAGGTCCGGATCTCGAGCAGCTCGCCGCCTATGCGGAACGCCTGCGGCAGCAAGCCGATGCGCTGGGCATCGTAGATGCCGACACGACACTGAAGCTGGATAAGCCCGAATTGCGCGTCGAGATCGATCGGGATCGCGCGGCGGCACTCGGCGTTTCCACCGAGGACATCGCAACGGCGTTGCGCATCATGGTCGGCGGGGATGAGAGGGTCTCGCGGTTCCTCGATCCGACGCTCAATGAGGACTACTATGTCCAACTTCGATTGACCGAGGGCGACCGCAACGATCCACAGACGATCTCGCGCTTGTACGTGCCGAGCCGCGGCGGGGGATTGGTGCGGTTGGACAACGTAGTGCGGTTGGTCCCGGCGCGCATCGCCTCGCGAATCGATCGCTTGGATCGGCAACGGCAAGTCAGTTTGCGCGCGCAGGTCGCGCCAGGTTATGGTTTGGCCGATCGCCTCCAAGCGCTGCGCGCGGCCGCGGCGGAGTTGAACATGCCCCCCGCCTATACGATCAGCATCGCCGGACGCGGGCGCGAGCTGGAGCGCACCTTCCGCGAATTCGTCTGGGCATTCCTGCTGTCGGTCATCTTCATGTACATGATCTTGGCCTCGCAATTCGAGAGCTGGGTGCATCCGTTCACGATCCTGCTCTCGCTGCCGCTCTCGGCGCCGTTCGCCTTGCTCTCGCTCTGGGCGACGGGCAACACGCTCAATCTCTACTCCGCGCTGGGATTCCTCGTGCTCTTCGGCGTGGTCAAGAAGAATGCGATCCTTCAGATCGACCACACGAACCAGCTCCGCGCGCAGGGGATGGATCGGCTTTCGGCCATCCTGCAGGCGAATCGCGATCGGCTGCGTCCGATTTTGATGACGACGCTCACGCTGGTGGCTGGCATGATCCCGATGGCTATCGGGACCGGTCCGGGCGCTGAAGAGCGACGGGCCGTCGCCGTCGTCGTCATCGGTGGACAATCGCTCTGTCTGCTGTTGACGCTGATTGTCACGCCGGTGGCGTATTCGATCTTCGATGACATCGGCGCGATGGCCTTCTGGCGAACGTTGGCGGAACGCCTGCGCGTGACGCTCGAACTGGTGCGACGGCCGCTTGGCGCTATCTTCGGAGGGCGTCAGGTCACCGCTCATTCGCGTGCCGTCGCCCCTCTGTTCGAGCGCGAAGAGCGCGAAGTTGAAATCAGCCCCAAGAGTGGCGATTAG